Proteins encoded within one genomic window of Streptomyces sp. NBC_01314:
- a CDS encoding LamG-like jellyroll fold domain-containing protein: MVLSAALMLAASTSEGATAATDGGVGTSAVDATKAAGTAETGGSAVETGEGEAGEDTRALAKAERTGKLVEITSLRGESSEVYATPEGHLEAREHLRPVRTRVDGEWREIDTTLARGANGSVAPKATTVGLTFSGGGSDPLVRMTKNGRELALSWPEKLPAPELSGNTVTYPDVLPDVDLRMTAQQDGFTQLLVVKSAEAAKSTELNELRLELDADGMTVKETEDGGLAAIDDGAKSAVFEAPRPVMWDSSDKAPDAAEQSATQSSDRVASKASSVSAPRSTTASATTTAVTAADDGGDNPEAVAAESANVAPVGVDVPAAQDALVLTPDRDVLRGKDTVYPVFIDPQFYSPKASAWTMASEYWASSPQWKFNGESDAGLGYCNWAYCAPHDTKRLFYRIPTSKFAGRTVLEAEFVVRNTWSASCSDRSVELWRTKDISSSTTWNSQNASGFWIDHLKTASFAYGFTGCAAKDAEFNVKSAIQLAADKKWPTMTFGMKAASESDAYGWKRFSDDAFLRVEYNRPPPQVKMSQLVMEYGGSCKKPENAPRVRTLGTIRANDITDPDGDAVKVEFRANWDTGDGKGSVTRWKSGLTKAKDSGSDFVITLPSSIPTNKTVNWYVQSYDGAQYSPWSSTGNATGCYFVYDTSVPKAPSISSAIYPASDPEDPEDPWHDGVGQYGSFVITGAVSDVTKYWYGVNGDPVSANTVTTSGGAARTVPVLPLKPGLNTFTARSFDAAGNGSEIRAYQFRVKAGQLERAGWSMDEAAGATQAAGSAPQQTATLHGGPTPDVEGKIGKAVQFDGVDDYATTDVATINTDVSFTVSAWVKLSAMPSDAAVVAAQRGNNAPGFELYYSKGYDRWVFNQYSSDSTSGTPVRAMQAAAGGVKAGEWTHLVGMYAAGEQQLKLFVNGTLAGTTAYSTGWNARRGMVIGGNVLSGTPTAPFPGAIDEVKTYEKPLSAAEVSTLYSSDSIGAGRPARAVFHMDDAADATALTGRADVNPAVLKGGATTGAAGVDGNALTLDGTDDYAITSGPHINTSYSYAVSAWVKLSKTKPNHAATVASQIGSTVTGPELYYSSSYDRWVFNQHSADTADSSVVRAMQPEGTTAYGGEWTHLVGVQDTVADKLSLYVNGTLAGTTATTSTWYAGGAVQIGASAFERTPTSFFPGQIDDVRLFDRPVSAGEVQQLFKQRAVVKGRWKFETATGTPSLSPDASASGNAMTLYNGAQTGSGWVDGAVTLDGTNDYAAASVVPVDTAASFTVSAYVQAAATPTSPVTVVSAPGAKKSAFAVRYEPSATPATDPGRWRIATADSDSDSAAVSDVGNGMFYSPTDWNHLALVYDGFSKEVRLYVNGELQETACADADEDGAQDDASCADTVSWADDVLTYKAAKTLQLGRDTTGTTSGQYFPGSLSDVWVFQGALTETQIDHLAVGMPGVETAVPSGG; encoded by the coding sequence ATGGTGCTTTCCGCAGCGCTGATGCTGGCGGCGAGCACATCCGAGGGCGCCACGGCCGCGACCGACGGGGGTGTCGGCACCTCGGCAGTTGACGCCACCAAGGCCGCTGGGACCGCCGAAACGGGCGGGTCGGCCGTTGAGACCGGAGAAGGTGAAGCCGGCGAGGACACCAGGGCGCTGGCCAAGGCCGAGCGCACGGGCAAACTGGTGGAGATCACCTCGCTGCGCGGTGAGAGCAGCGAGGTGTACGCCACGCCGGAGGGTCACCTGGAGGCCCGGGAGCATCTGCGTCCGGTGCGGACGCGGGTGGACGGCGAGTGGCGGGAGATCGACACCACGCTGGCGCGCGGCGCGAACGGGTCGGTCGCACCCAAGGCCACCACCGTCGGGCTGACGTTCTCGGGCGGGGGCTCGGACCCGCTGGTGCGGATGACGAAGAACGGCCGCGAACTGGCGTTGTCCTGGCCCGAGAAGCTGCCCGCCCCGGAGCTGAGCGGGAACACCGTCACCTACCCGGACGTGCTGCCCGACGTGGACCTGCGGATGACGGCGCAGCAGGACGGCTTCACCCAGCTTCTGGTCGTCAAGTCGGCCGAGGCCGCGAAGAGCACGGAACTGAACGAACTCCGTCTGGAGTTGGACGCCGACGGCATGACGGTCAAGGAGACCGAGGACGGCGGCCTGGCGGCGATCGACGACGGCGCCAAAAGCGCGGTCTTCGAGGCCCCTCGCCCGGTGATGTGGGACTCCAGCGACAAGGCGCCCGACGCCGCGGAACAATCCGCGACACAGTCCTCCGACAGGGTTGCCTCGAAGGCGTCCTCGGTCTCCGCACCGCGCTCCACCACCGCGTCCGCCACGACGACCGCCGTCACCGCGGCCGACGACGGCGGGGACAACCCGGAGGCCGTCGCCGCCGAGTCCGCGAACGTGGCCCCGGTCGGTGTGGACGTCCCCGCCGCGCAGGACGCGCTGGTGCTGACGCCCGACCGCGACGTGCTCCGGGGCAAGGACACGGTGTACCCCGTCTTCATCGACCCTCAGTTCTACTCCCCGAAGGCCTCCGCGTGGACGATGGCCTCCGAGTACTGGGCGTCGTCGCCGCAGTGGAAGTTCAACGGCGAGTCGGACGCGGGCCTCGGGTACTGCAACTGGGCCTACTGCGCGCCGCACGACACCAAGCGGCTCTTCTACCGCATCCCGACCTCGAAGTTCGCGGGCCGGACCGTGCTGGAGGCGGAGTTCGTGGTCCGTAACACCTGGTCGGCGTCCTGCTCCGACCGGAGCGTGGAGCTGTGGCGTACCAAGGACATCTCCTCGTCGACGACGTGGAACTCGCAGAACGCGTCCGGCTTCTGGATCGACCACCTCAAGACGGCGTCCTTCGCCTACGGATTCACCGGATGTGCCGCGAAGGACGCGGAGTTCAACGTGAAGTCCGCGATACAACTGGCGGCGGACAAGAAGTGGCCGACGATGACCTTCGGCATGAAGGCGGCGAGCGAGTCCGACGCCTACGGCTGGAAACGGTTCTCGGACGACGCCTTCCTGCGCGTGGAGTACAACCGGCCGCCGCCGCAGGTGAAGATGTCGCAGCTGGTCATGGAGTACGGCGGTTCGTGCAAGAAGCCCGAGAACGCCCCGCGCGTACGCACCCTGGGCACGATCCGCGCGAACGACATCACCGACCCCGACGGCGACGCCGTCAAGGTGGAGTTCCGGGCGAACTGGGACACCGGGGACGGCAAGGGCTCGGTCACCCGCTGGAAGTCCGGTCTGACGAAGGCGAAGGACTCCGGCTCTGACTTCGTGATCACCCTGCCGTCCTCCATCCCCACCAACAAGACGGTCAACTGGTACGTCCAGTCCTACGACGGGGCCCAGTACTCGCCGTGGTCGTCCACGGGCAACGCGACCGGCTGTTACTTCGTGTACGACACGAGCGTGCCGAAGGCACCGAGCATCTCCTCCGCCATCTATCCGGCCTCCGACCCGGAAGACCCCGAGGACCCCTGGCACGACGGAGTGGGCCAGTACGGCAGCTTCGTGATCACCGGGGCCGTCTCCGACGTGACGAAGTACTGGTACGGCGTCAACGGCGACCCGGTCTCCGCCAACACGGTCACCACCTCGGGCGGCGCGGCCAGGACCGTCCCCGTACTGCCGCTCAAGCCGGGCCTGAACACCTTCACCGCGCGGTCCTTCGACGCCGCCGGCAACGGCTCCGAGATCCGCGCCTATCAGTTCCGCGTCAAGGCGGGGCAGCTCGAACGCGCGGGCTGGTCGATGGACGAGGCGGCCGGCGCCACCCAGGCGGCGGGCAGCGCACCTCAGCAGACCGCGACCCTGCACGGCGGCCCGACGCCGGACGTGGAAGGCAAGATCGGCAAAGCGGTGCAGTTCGACGGTGTCGACGACTACGCCACCACCGATGTCGCCACCATCAACACCGACGTGAGCTTCACGGTGTCGGCGTGGGTGAAGCTGTCGGCGATGCCGTCCGACGCGGCGGTCGTCGCCGCCCAGCGGGGCAACAACGCGCCGGGCTTCGAGCTGTACTACTCCAAGGGGTACGACCGCTGGGTGTTCAACCAGTACAGCTCCGACAGCACCAGCGGCACTCCCGTCCGGGCCATGCAGGCCGCCGCCGGCGGGGTCAAGGCCGGCGAGTGGACGCATCTGGTCGGCATGTATGCCGCCGGTGAGCAGCAGCTGAAACTCTTCGTCAACGGCACGCTGGCCGGGACCACCGCCTACAGCACGGGGTGGAACGCGCGGCGCGGCATGGTGATCGGCGGCAACGTCCTCAGCGGCACACCGACAGCTCCGTTCCCCGGCGCCATCGACGAGGTGAAGACCTACGAGAAGCCGCTGTCGGCGGCCGAGGTGTCGACCCTCTACAGCTCAGACTCGATCGGCGCCGGACGTCCGGCCCGCGCGGTCTTCCACATGGACGACGCCGCCGACGCCACCGCGCTGACCGGCCGGGCCGACGTGAACCCCGCGGTCCTCAAGGGCGGGGCCACCACCGGCGCGGCAGGGGTGGACGGCAACGCCCTGACCCTGGACGGCACCGACGACTACGCCATCACGAGCGGCCCGCACATCAACACCTCGTACAGCTACGCCGTCTCGGCCTGGGTGAAGCTGTCGAAGACCAAACCGAACCACGCCGCCACGGTCGCCTCGCAGATCGGCAGCACGGTCACGGGGCCGGAGCTCTACTACTCCAGTTCCTACGACCGCTGGGTGTTCAACCAGCACAGCGCCGACACCGCCGACTCCTCGGTGGTGAGGGCAATGCAACCCGAGGGCACCACCGCGTACGGCGGTGAGTGGACGCATCTGGTCGGTGTGCAGGACACCGTGGCCGACAAGCTCTCGCTGTACGTCAACGGGACGCTGGCCGGCACCACCGCCACGACCTCCACCTGGTACGCCGGGGGCGCGGTGCAGATCGGCGCCAGCGCGTTCGAACGTACGCCCACCTCGTTCTTCCCCGGCCAGATCGACGACGTACGGCTCTTCGACCGGCCGGTGTCCGCCGGTGAGGTGCAGCAGCTGTTCAAGCAGCGCGCGGTGGTCAAGGGCCGCTGGAAGTTCGAGACGGCCACCGGCACTCCGTCGCTGTCGCCCGACGCCTCGGCCTCCGGTAACGCCATGACCCTCTACAACGGCGCCCAGACGGGCTCGGGCTGGGTCGACGGTGCCGTCACCCTCGACGGCACCAACGACTACGCCGCGGCCTCCGTGGTCCCGGTCGACACCGCCGCCAGCTTCACCGTCAGCGCCTACGTCCAGGCGGCCGCGACACCGACGAGCCCGGTCACCGTCGTCAGCGCTCCGGGAGCCAAGAAGAGCGCGTTCGCGGTGCGCTACGAGCCCAGCGCCACCCCGGCCACCGATCCGGGCCGCTGGCGGATCGCCACGGCCGACTCCGACAGCGACTCCGCCGCCGTTTCCGACGTCGGCAACGGCATGTTCTACAGCCCCACCGACTGGAACCATCTGGCACTCGTCTACGACGGGTTCTCCAAGGAGGTCCGCCTCTACGTCAACGGCGAACTCCAGGAGACCGCCTGCGCCGACGCCGACGAGGACGGGGCGCAGGACGACGCGAGCTGCGCCGACACCGTCTCGTGGGCCGACGACGTGCTGACCTACAAGGCCGCGAAGACGCTGCAGCTCGGCCGGGACACGACGGGCACCACGTCCGGCCAGTACTTCCCCGGCTCGCTCTCCGACGTCTGGGTCTTCCAGGGCGCGCTGACCGAGACCCAGATCGATCACCTCGCCGTCGGCATGCCGGGCGTGGAGACCGCCGTCCCCAGCGGCGGCTGA
- a CDS encoding acyltransferase family protein → MKPSHSASPRSASSGASRLGWLDALRGIAALVVVFDHSSYSFMAEFRRELMPEFNTSRYGIMVFFLVSGYIIPASLERRGCVRTFWTGRLFRIYPLCAAVVTGLLVADYFGVAEIRDFGGQSLASVALAHLTLFQELLGTPNLLLVLWTLSYEMAFYLLVVALFTVRLHRRSGAVAVTLAALAALSVAVGFVLPASALSNALGTGRLIALASVVMVVAICCACTGSVALQVFGGVLGGVLALGLVAFNGTVPVWEGLVILAVMFLGTAVYRADTGQSGWSYAGCAAAVVVACAVGSAYVDGDGGHFTRRAWIVSFLLAVVTFGVGLALRGRRIPRLLTGLGTISYSVYLVHPLLLAVSDGTIGRRRHDDLVLEVAFYVVLLPVCVLTYHCIEAPAQRWGRRLTRRGAPDRSVSGASSAELSKASERAGRSASG, encoded by the coding sequence ATGAAGCCCTCACACTCCGCGTCGCCCCGGTCGGCCTCGTCCGGCGCGTCGCGGCTCGGCTGGCTGGACGCGTTGCGCGGCATCGCGGCGCTCGTCGTGGTGTTCGACCACTCGTCGTACTCCTTCATGGCGGAGTTCCGACGGGAGCTGATGCCGGAGTTCAACACCAGCCGTTACGGCATCATGGTGTTCTTCCTGGTCAGCGGCTACATCATTCCCGCGTCGCTGGAACGCCGGGGCTGTGTGAGGACGTTCTGGACCGGCCGTCTTTTCCGTATCTATCCGCTGTGCGCGGCCGTCGTCACCGGTCTGCTCGTGGCCGACTACTTCGGCGTGGCGGAGATCCGGGACTTCGGCGGGCAGAGCCTCGCCTCGGTGGCTCTGGCCCATCTCACCCTGTTCCAGGAGCTGTTGGGCACTCCCAATCTCCTGCTCGTCCTGTGGACGCTCTCGTACGAGATGGCCTTCTACCTGCTGGTCGTCGCCCTTTTCACGGTTCGTCTGCACCGGCGGTCCGGCGCGGTCGCCGTCACGCTGGCGGCGCTCGCCGCGCTGAGCGTGGCGGTGGGGTTCGTGCTGCCGGCGTCGGCGCTGTCCAACGCCCTGGGCACCGGCCGGCTGATCGCGCTCGCCTCGGTCGTGATGGTCGTCGCCATCTGCTGTGCGTGCACGGGGTCGGTTGCGCTGCAGGTGTTCGGGGGTGTGCTGGGCGGGGTTCTCGCGCTGGGGCTGGTCGCCTTCAACGGCACGGTCCCGGTGTGGGAGGGCCTGGTGATTCTCGCCGTGATGTTCCTGGGTACGGCGGTGTACCGGGCCGACACCGGTCAGAGCGGCTGGTCGTACGCGGGGTGCGCGGCGGCCGTGGTGGTCGCCTGCGCGGTGGGCAGTGCGTATGTCGACGGCGACGGGGGCCACTTCACGCGGCGCGCCTGGATCGTGTCCTTCCTGCTGGCGGTGGTCACCTTCGGCGTCGGGCTGGCGTTGCGCGGGCGGCGGATCCCGCGTCTGCTGACGGGCCTGGGCACGATCAGTTACTCGGTCTACCTCGTGCATCCGCTGCTCCTGGCGGTGAGCGACGGCACGATCGGCCGTCGGCGCCACGACGACCTCGTCCTCGAAGTGGCTTTCTACGTTGTGCTGTTGCCGGTGTGCGTGCTGACGTACCACTGCATCGAGGCGCCTGCCCAGAGATGGGGCCGACGCCTGACCCGTCGTGGCGCCCCGGACCGGTCGGTGTCCGGGGCATCGTCGGCGGAGCTGTCGAAAGCGTCGGAGCGAGCGGGGCGGTCGGCTAGCGGGTGA
- a CDS encoding RICIN domain-containing protein, which yields MSRPERGCPPDHPRSAPGVLRHREQLAGGRVHDQLFRHHPVRGRPDSVCELKNRKSGLCLGISGASTANGAVSAQFACDGSTNQGWSLITR from the coding sequence ATGTCCCGACCGGAGAGAGGGTGTCCGCCGGATCACCCGCGCTCAGCGCCGGGCGTTCTCCGGCACCGTGAGCAGCTCGCCGGTGGACGGGTCCACGACCAGCTGTTCCGCCATCACCCGGTACGCGGCCGCCCGGACAGCGTCTGCGAGCTGAAGAACCGCAAGAGCGGCCTGTGCCTGGGGATTTCGGGCGCGAGCACCGCCAACGGGGCGGTGTCCGCCCAGTTCGCCTGCGACGGCTCGACCAATCAGGGCTGGTCGTTGATCACCCGCTAG
- a CDS encoding enoyl-CoA hydratase/isomerase family protein: MTLRTTTDKDTGVALLTLDRPEKLNAIDLPTAEQLTLLWRELRYDDTVRAVVLTGAGDRAFCTGLDRDAAKAVPQPNSPYTIEDPLLRIGPKSNDLWKPVIAAVNGMACGGAFYLLGESDFLVADSSATFFDPHTTYGMVSAFESILMAQRMPYGEAARMALMGTAERMSANRAYEVGLVSEVTEPGEAVAAAVRCAEVIAGYPPEAVQGTVRACWAAREAARAHALAYAPHLVSLGNLPGERQAELFTGRRPGGYRMR, encoded by the coding sequence ATGACCCTGCGCACGACGACGGACAAGGACACGGGCGTCGCGCTCCTCACCCTGGACCGCCCGGAGAAACTGAACGCGATCGACCTGCCGACGGCGGAGCAACTGACCTTGCTTTGGCGGGAGTTGAGATACGACGACACCGTACGGGCCGTCGTCCTGACCGGCGCCGGCGACCGCGCCTTCTGCACGGGCCTCGACCGGGACGCGGCGAAGGCCGTCCCCCAGCCGAACTCCCCGTACACGATCGAGGACCCCCTCCTCAGGATCGGCCCGAAGTCCAACGACCTCTGGAAGCCGGTGATCGCGGCGGTGAACGGCATGGCCTGCGGCGGCGCCTTCTACCTCCTCGGCGAGTCCGACTTCCTCGTCGCCGACTCCTCCGCGACCTTCTTCGACCCCCACACCACCTACGGCATGGTCAGCGCCTTCGAGTCGATCCTCATGGCCCAGCGGATGCCGTACGGGGAGGCCGCGCGGATGGCGTTGATGGGCACCGCCGAGCGAATGTCGGCGAACCGGGCGTACGAGGTGGGGCTGGTGTCGGAGGTGACGGAACCCGGCGAGGCCGTCGCCGCCGCGGTGCGGTGCGCCGAGGTGATCGCCGGGTATCCGCCGGAGGCCGTCCAGGGCACGGTCCGCGCCTGCTGGGCCGCCCGGGAGGCGGCACGGGCGCACGCCCTCGCGTACGCCCCGCACCTCGTCTCGTTGGGCAACCTGCCTGGGGAACGGCAGGCGGAGCTGTTCACGGGGCGCCGACCCGGTGGCTACCGGATGCGATGA
- a CDS encoding Zn-ribbon domain-containing OB-fold protein encodes MLTPVVDDDGAPFWGYAAQGELRIQACADCGELRFPPRPCCPHCRSFATEWRQVSGRGRVWSYVLPHPPLLPDYAEQAPYNVVLVELTDAPRIRLVGNLVTEPGARLDSVPVGRLRIGARVQVVFTAAGLPQWVLERP; translated from the coding sequence ATGCTCACCCCTGTCGTGGACGACGACGGCGCCCCTTTCTGGGGGTACGCCGCCCAAGGCGAACTGCGCATCCAGGCCTGCGCCGACTGCGGCGAACTCCGCTTCCCGCCCCGCCCCTGCTGCCCGCACTGCCGCTCCTTCGCGACCGAGTGGCGCCAGGTCAGCGGCCGGGGCCGCGTCTGGTCGTATGTCCTCCCCCACCCGCCCCTGCTCCCCGACTACGCCGAGCAGGCCCCGTACAACGTCGTCCTCGTCGAACTGACCGACGCCCCCCGCATCCGCCTCGTCGGCAACCTGGTGACCGAGCCGGGCGCCCGCCTCGACTCCGTCCCCGTCGGACGCCTCCGCATCGGCGCCCGGGTCCAGGTGGTCTTCACCGCCGCCGGCCTCCCCCAATGGGTACTGGAGCGACCATGA
- a CDS encoding lipid-transfer protein, translated as MAVLKDATAIVGIGQTPFAKQLPETERALACRAILAALDDAGVAPDEVDALASYTMEETDEVEVAKTLGFGDLTFFSKVGYGGGGSCATVAHLAAAIATGQATVGVAWRSRKRGSGPRPWKNTTAQLPTPAQWTRPFGLLRPADEIAMLARRHMHEYGTTRDHLFNVALACRNRANQNPAAIMYERPLTRDMYMNSRWISEPLCLFDNCLETDGALACVLVSAERARDCRRAPVYVHSAAQGLPAQHHGMVNYWNDDPLTGPAWTAARHLWKHADITPDDIDVAQIYDAFTALIPLSLEGYGFCGRGEGGAFTEGGALESGGRLPLNTSGGGLSEAYVHGFNLITEGVRQLRGTSTAQVPGAATCLVTAGEGVPTSALLLRN; from the coding sequence ATGGCCGTGCTCAAGGACGCGACAGCGATCGTCGGTATCGGCCAGACCCCCTTCGCCAAGCAACTACCGGAGACGGAACGGGCGTTGGCGTGCCGGGCGATCCTCGCCGCCCTCGACGACGCCGGCGTGGCCCCGGACGAGGTCGACGCGCTCGCCTCGTACACGATGGAGGAGACGGACGAGGTCGAGGTCGCCAAGACGCTCGGCTTCGGGGACCTCACCTTCTTCAGCAAGGTCGGCTACGGCGGCGGCGGTTCCTGCGCCACGGTCGCGCACCTGGCCGCCGCGATCGCGACCGGGCAGGCCACGGTCGGCGTCGCCTGGCGGTCACGGAAGCGCGGTTCCGGACCCCGCCCGTGGAAGAACACGACCGCCCAACTCCCCACACCCGCCCAGTGGACCCGCCCCTTCGGCCTGCTCCGGCCCGCCGACGAGATAGCCATGCTCGCCCGCCGCCACATGCACGAGTACGGCACGACCCGCGACCACCTCTTCAACGTCGCCCTGGCCTGCCGGAACAGAGCGAACCAGAACCCCGCCGCGATCATGTACGAGCGCCCGCTGACCCGCGATATGTACATGAACTCCCGCTGGATCAGCGAACCTCTCTGCCTCTTCGACAACTGCCTGGAGACGGACGGGGCGTTGGCGTGCGTCCTCGTCTCCGCCGAGCGCGCCCGCGACTGCCGCCGGGCCCCCGTCTACGTCCACTCCGCCGCCCAGGGCCTGCCCGCCCAGCACCACGGCATGGTCAACTACTGGAACGACGACCCGCTGACCGGCCCCGCCTGGACCGCCGCCCGCCACCTCTGGAAACACGCGGACATCACCCCGGACGACATCGACGTCGCCCAGATCTACGACGCCTTCACCGCCCTCATCCCGCTCTCCCTGGAGGGCTACGGCTTCTGCGGCCGGGGCGAGGGCGGCGCGTTCACCGAGGGCGGCGCCCTGGAGAGCGGTGGCCGGCTGCCCCTCAACACCTCCGGGGGCGGCCTCAGCGAGGCGTACGTGCACGGCTTCAACCTGATCACCGAGGGCGTACGGCAGCTGCGCGGCACGAGCACCGCCCAGGTGCCGGGAGCGGCGACCTGCCTGGTGACGGCGGGCGAGGGCGTACCGACGTCCGCCCTGCTGCTTCGGAACTGA
- a CDS encoding fatty acid--CoA ligase family protein — translation MRGDLDGRGDVEWGTLPGLVRSAARRFGGVEAVVDGRTRVSYAELGARVERAAAACVANGVGVGDRVALWAPNSLDWIVSALGAVSAGAVLVPLNTRFKGGETADVLARSRAKLLFITGTFLGTSYVASLRRAAGADGGRLRAPGAGSVCERPGPLPGLPHLEQVVVLSDDAPADFRTWKDFLASGDRVGAGEVRARSAGLTGDSPSDIIFTSGTTGRPKGAVITHAQTLRAYEVWSELAGLRQGDRYLIVNPFFHTFGYKAGVIACLMRGATMIPQPVFNVETAMANVAAERVSVLPGPPTLHQSLLDHPARDDYDLSALRLVVTGAAVVPLQLVERLRAELRVDTVLTAYGLSEASGIVTMCRRGDEPSVIASTSGRAVPGTEVRVVDPLGTALPPGSPGEVLVRGFNVMRGYFEDPAETARAVTADGWLRTGDVGVLDHDGNLRITDRIKDMFIVGGFNAYPAEIEQLLGLHPDVADVAVIGVPDTRLGEVGKAYVVRRPGSPLTGDDLIAWSRREMANYKVPRSVEFVGELPRNASGKVVKGELRGRAG, via the coding sequence GTGCGCGGTGACTTGGATGGGCGCGGTGACGTGGAGTGGGGGACCCTCCCGGGGCTGGTCCGCTCGGCGGCCCGGCGGTTCGGCGGGGTCGAGGCCGTCGTCGACGGGCGTACGCGGGTCTCGTACGCGGAGCTGGGCGCGCGGGTGGAGCGCGCGGCGGCGGCGTGCGTCGCGAACGGGGTCGGGGTCGGTGACCGGGTCGCGCTCTGGGCGCCGAACTCCCTCGACTGGATCGTCTCCGCGCTCGGCGCGGTCTCGGCGGGCGCGGTGCTCGTCCCGCTGAACACCCGCTTCAAGGGCGGCGAGACGGCGGACGTCCTGGCGCGCAGCCGGGCGAAGCTGCTGTTCATCACCGGCACGTTCCTGGGGACGTCGTACGTGGCCTCGCTGCGGCGGGCCGCGGGCGCGGACGGCGGGCGGCTGCGGGCGCCGGGGGCCGGGAGCGTGTGCGAGCGGCCGGGCCCGCTGCCCGGACTCCCGCATCTGGAGCAGGTGGTGGTGCTGTCGGACGACGCCCCCGCCGACTTCCGCACCTGGAAGGACTTCCTCGCGAGCGGCGACAGGGTGGGGGCGGGGGAGGTGCGGGCGAGGTCGGCCGGGCTGACGGGTGACTCCCCCTCCGACATCATCTTCACCTCCGGCACCACCGGCCGGCCCAAGGGCGCGGTGATCACCCACGCGCAGACCCTGCGGGCGTACGAGGTGTGGAGCGAGCTGGCCGGGCTCCGCCAGGGCGACCGCTACCTCATCGTGAACCCCTTCTTCCACACCTTCGGCTACAAGGCGGGCGTCATCGCGTGCCTCATGCGGGGCGCGACGATGATTCCGCAGCCGGTGTTCAACGTGGAGACGGCGATGGCCAACGTGGCGGCGGAACGCGTCTCCGTCCTCCCCGGCCCGCCCACCCTCCACCAGTCCCTCCTGGACCACCCCGCCCGCGACGACTACGACCTGAGCGCCCTGCGCCTGGTGGTGACGGGCGCGGCGGTGGTGCCGCTCCAACTGGTCGAACGGCTGCGGGCGGAGCTGCGCGTGGACACCGTCCTGACGGCGTACGGCCTGTCAGAGGCCTCCGGCATCGTCACGATGTGCCGACGCGGCGACGAGCCGTCGGTGATCGCGTCGACGTCCGGTCGGGCTGTCCCGGGGACGGAGGTACGGGTCGTCGACCCGCTGGGGACCGCCCTGCCGCCCGGCTCCCCCGGGGAGGTGCTCGTCCGTGGCTTCAACGTCATGCGGGGCTACTTCGAGGACCCCGCCGAGACCGCCCGCGCCGTCACGGCCGACGGCTGGCTCCGCACCGGTGACGTCGGCGTCCTCGACCACGACGGCAACCTCCGCATCACCGACCGGATCAAGGACATGTTCATCGTCGGCGGCTTCAACGCGTACCCGGCCGAGATCGAGCAACTCCTCGGCCTCCACCCGGACGTGGCCGACGTGGCGGTCATCGGTGTCCCGGACACCCGCCTCGGCGAGGTCGGCAAGGCGTACGTCGTCCGCCGCCCGGGATCCCCGCTCACCGGCGACGACCTCATCGCCTGGTCCCGGCGCGAGATGGCCAACTACAAGGTGCCGAGGTCGGTGGAGTTCGTGGGGGAGCTGCCGAGGAACGCGAGCGGGAAGGTGGTGAAGGGGGAGCTGCGGGGGAGGGCAGGCTGA
- a CDS encoding fic family toxin-antitoxin system, toxin component, translating to MNVDIDLAWILEVAQRAGQDDPAIDDYGVAIATVERHRAVLVGQDVYQGAYAKAAALAHSLGRMRWLERSNLRVAVAVAHAYLIASGAPAKLDQRRVSALATELKKESCTAGSVAEVLRSWAV from the coding sequence GTGAACGTCGACATCGACCTCGCGTGGATCCTGGAGGTCGCGCAGCGGGCGGGCCAGGACGACCCCGCCATCGACGACTACGGAGTGGCGATCGCCACCGTGGAACGGCATCGGGCGGTGCTCGTCGGTCAGGACGTGTACCAGGGTGCGTACGCCAAGGCGGCGGCCCTTGCCCACTCCCTCGGCCGCATGAGGTGGCTGGAGCGCTCGAACCTCCGAGTGGCGGTCGCGGTCGCCCACGCGTATCTGATCGCCTCCGGAGCCCCGGCCAAGCTGGATCAGCGGCGGGTCTCCGCGCTGGCGACCGAGCTGAAGAAGGAGAGCTGTACCGCCGGAAGCGTGGCCGAGGTTCTCCGGTCGTGGGCGGTCTAG